The following nucleotide sequence is from Lysobacter panacisoli.
GACAGCCATTCGCGTGCGCGCGCGCTGACGTGTTCGGCGTCGACCAGTTCGTCGACCAGGCCGATGCGCTCGGCGCGTTCGGCTTCGACCATGTCGCCCGCGACGACCAGCCGTTCGGCGCGGTACACGCCGACCACGCGCTGCATCAGGCGCAGGATGCCGATCGGCACGACCAGTCCGACCTGGGTTTCGTTGAGGCCGATGCGGTACGGCTTGGCCGGATCCTCGCTGCGCGCCATCACGCGGTAATCGCAGCACAGCGCAAGCACGCAGCCGCCGGCGGGCGCATGGCCGCCGATCGCGGCCACCACCGGCACCGGCGATTCGGCGATCGCGAGTGCGGCGTTGAAGAACGCTTCCCATGCGGCCATCAGCGCGGCGCGGTCGTCGCCGAGCGAGACCAGGTAGGGCACGTCCAGTCCGGCCGAGAACACCTTGGTGCCGCCACTGAGCACGATGCCCTGCGCGCCGCCCGCGATCGCGGCCGCGAGCGCCGTGCGCAGGTCGCCGCACAGCGCCGGATTGAGCGCGTTGACCGGCGCGCGCGCCAGCTTCAGTTCGACGATGCCGTCGGCGGCGTGGGTTTCGACAAGGCTCATGGCGTCGGTCCTGTAGGAATGGTGAGGCGCGTGGCGCCGGTCGGCTGGCGTTCGGCGATCCGCACGGTGTCGGGCGTTATCATAGGCCCATGAACATCCAACGCATCCGAGTGGGCCTTGCCATCGCGCTGATGGCCGCATCGTCCGTGGCGCTGGCCGGCGAGTGCAGGCCGCAGGTGCGCGAAGGCTGGGTACGCATGCCGCCCGGCAGCATGCCGATGATGGCCGGCTTCGGCCGCATCGAGAATCCCTGCGGCACGCCCGTCACCATCGTCGGCGCGAGCAGCCCGGCGTTCGGCGACGTGTCGGTGCATGAAACGCGCATCGTCGACGGCGTGAGCCGCATGCGCGCCATGCCGGAACTGCGTATCGCGCCGGGCCAGAGCGCCACGCTCAAGCCCGGTGGTCTGCACCTGATGCTGATGCAGCCTCATTCCGCGCTGCAGTCCGGCAGCAAGGTCGCCATCCAGTTCAAGCTCAAGGACGGCGGCACCGCACTGGGCGAGTTCGTGGTGCGCAAGGCCGGCGAGTAAGCGTCCAGGCCGCACGCGAAAGACCCACAAAAAAAGAGCGACGCTTCAGGCGTCGCTCTTTTCGTTTGTGCGGTCGCGATGCGTCAGGTGCAGGCGCTGCGTACGGCTTCCGGCAATTGCGCGGCGCGGCCGTTGACCCGGTCGATCCACACCATCACCACGTTGCCGTCGCAGAACAGCACGTCCGCGTCCTTCGCATCGACGATGCGATGGCCGATGGTCACGCTGGTGTTGCCGAGGCGTTCGACGAACAGCTCGATCTCGACTTCTGCCGGCCATTCGATCGGTCGGCGATAGTTGAGGTTGGCCGCCGCGACCACCGGCGCGACATCGTCGTCGAGGCCCTGTCCGGGCACGCTCAACATCCAGCGCAGGCGCGCTTCCTCGAGATAGCTGAGGTACTTCGAGTTGTTGACGTGGTTGAACGCGTCGAGGTCGCGCCAGCGCACGGACAGCGGCACTCGGATCAGCGCGACGGGCGAACCTGTCTCGATAGTGGCTGCCGCCTGCGCCGGTGCGTCCTGCTTCGTCGCGGGCTTGCGCCTGCGTACCGGG
It contains:
- a CDS encoding enoyl-CoA hydratase/isomerase family protein, which encodes MSLVETHAADGIVELKLARAPVNALNPALCGDLRTALAAAIAGGAQGIVLSGGTKVFSAGLDVPYLVSLGDDRAALMAAWEAFFNAALAIAESPVPVVAAIGGHAPAGGCVLALCCDYRVMARSEDPAKPYRIGLNETQVGLVVPIGILRLMQRVVGVYRAERLVVAGDMVEAERAERIGLVDELVDAEHVSARAREWLSQLLRLPQPVMRQTRAIARADVIAAMQPEQIQLPRFIDAWSDPSTQAALQALLARLGK
- a CDS encoding copper chaperone PCu(A)C; the protein is MNIQRIRVGLAIALMAASSVALAGECRPQVREGWVRMPPGSMPMMAGFGRIENPCGTPVTIVGASSPAFGDVSVHETRIVDGVSRMRAMPELRIAPGQSATLKPGGLHLMLMQPHSALQSGSKVAIQFKLKDGGTALGEFVVRKAGE
- a CDS encoding acyl-CoA thioesterase, encoding MSDTAAPKARKTPVRRRKPATKQDAPAQAAATIETGSPVALIRVPLSVRWRDLDAFNHVNNSKYLSYLEEARLRWMLSVPGQGLDDDVAPVVAAANLNYRRPIEWPAEVEIELFVERLGNTSVTIGHRIVDAKDADVLFCDGNVVMVWIDRVNGRAAQLPEAVRSACT